In the Wyeomyia smithii strain HCP4-BCI-WySm-NY-G18 chromosome 2, ASM2978416v1, whole genome shotgun sequence genome, one interval contains:
- the LOC129720456 gene encoding uncharacterized protein LOC129720456: MNIQIAVASLAPALNLYSKHQGSDAGSEFNLATNVPVSVSAPSAAAADIFPSSLSYNPEDIDNKRQLNSSNNNSKRSSDSARSGNTKATVHINGVTIDHFQQNSDVDEDRVSAVMAGDKAAADCGNSDVQGFISYSSDSSMIELNLKFKKCACNENIINISKENLQRHGEPQRSAKQSSLDIETVLSAAASTTFSKEGKSKKLLQLDKDNLNSLVTKLNDTNSSSSSCTKCRLSLDIKNILKQIVSDKETTNGTQLQAGGGDTHSRPKIVGTHLPIHSDSECNRTLTVDKLGGSPSKAASWSPLIPSPLSPSPSPSVTEDDSSRLQRRHSETVERRSIGVQHGLRAGYRKKPQLRKGRTQVEEIIVISDEFRRQSLCDQKVRIHKAKKFSKSMESIDQKVVEETPPAAHGVIECLHLEDDTLTVVLDSDTANPSQQKSKSKSVDDISLSSNHNEEEFVLPVNRIDAANSVELIFISDEFVQRKSKQDVIIVDSGSMTTATKSLKRKKSASKNMAVVVDEQLKASAGGRKSRDVVRLGKSSSLKSSKDPRRKTTISNSNSFLTYEEPFSPETLESKDIGTMFAEAATVSKECAPSGEN; this comes from the exons ATGAATATACAGATTGCGGTAGCCAGCTTGGCTCCCGCACTAAATTTGTATTCTAAA CATCAGGGGTCGGACGCTGGTAGCGAGTTTAATCTTGCTACCAACGTCCCTGTCAGTGTTTCGGCTCCTTCCGCCGCAGCCGCCGATATATTTCCATCCTCCCTTTCCTATAACCCGGAGGATATTGACAACAAGCGGCAGctcaacagcagcaacaacaacagcaaacgAAGCTCCGATTCGGCTCGAAGCGGCAACACCAAAGCTACCGTACACATCAACGGGGTTACGAtcgatcattttcagcagaaTTCCGATGTAGACGAAGATCGTGTCTCGGCGGTGATGGCCGGTGACAAGGCCGCAGCCGACTGCGGTAACAGTGACGTGCAGGGGTTTATATCGTACTCTAGCGACAGCAGCATGATCGAACTGAATCTCAAGTTTAAGAAATGCGCCTGCAACGAAAACATAATCAACATTTCCAAAGAGAACTTGCAGCGTCATGGGGAGCCGCAACGAAGCGCGAAACAATCCTCGCTGGATATCGAAACTGTCCTGTCTGCTGCCGCTTCCACCACATTCAGCAAAGAAGGTAAAAGTAAGAAATTACTACAGTTAGACAAAGACAATTTGAATAGTTTAGTAACTAAGCTAAACGATACTAATAGCTCATCCTCATCGTGTACAAAGTGTAGATTATCGTtagatattaaaaatattttaaaacagaTCGTAAGCGATAAAGAAACTACGAACGGGACACAGTTGCAAGCCGGCGGCGGTGACACTCATAGCAGGCCCAAGATAGTAGGAACCCACCTTCCCATCCATTCAGACAGCGAGTGCAATCGTACACTAACAGTAGACAAATTGGGCGGTAGTCCTTCCAAAGCAGCGAGTTGGTCTCCACTGATTCCCTCTCCCCTTTCTCCTTCCCCTTCACCAAGTGTAACCGAAGATGACTCAAGCCGTCTTCAGAGACGCCATAGCGAAACCGTTGAGCGTAGATCGATTGGCGTTCAGCACGGCCTCCGTGCCGGTTACCGTAAGAAACCACAGCTCCGTAAGGGACGAACACAGGTTGAGGAAATTATAGTTATCTCCGATGAGTTCCGTCGACAGTCGCTGTGCGACCAGAAGGTTAGAATCCACAaagcgaaaaagttttcaaaatcgaTGGAAAGTATCGATCAAAAAGTGGTCGAGGAAACCCCACCGGCTGCTCATGGAGTGATCGAGTGTCTGCATCTAGAGGATGACACTTTGACAGTGGTGCTCGATTCCGACACTGCCAATCCCAGTCAGCAAAAGTCCAAATCTAAATCTGTTGATGATATTTCGCTCAGTTCGAATCACAACGAGGAGGAATTCGTTTTACCGGTGAACAGAATTGATGCCGCCAATAGCGTGGAGCTGATTTTTATTTCCGACGAATTCGTTCAACGCAAAAGTAAGCAAGACGTCATCATTGTTGATTCCGGCTCGATGACGACGGCGACAAAGTCGCTCAAGCGAAAAAAATCAGCCTCGAAGAACATGGCCGTCGTCGTCGATGAGCAGCTGAAGGCGTCAGCCGGTGGTCGCAAGTCGCGGGATGTCGTTCGGCTGGGAAAGAGTAGCTCCCTAAAGAGCAGCAAAGACCCACGCCGCAAAACGACCATCTCGAACTCGAATAGCTTCCTTACCTACGAAGAGCCATTCTCGCCGGAGACACTTGAAAGCAAGGACATCGGGACGATGTTTGCTGAAGCGGCAACGGTTAGCAAGGAGTGTGCTCCATCAGGAGAAAATTAA
- the LOC129722111 gene encoding alpha/beta hydrolase domain-containing protein 17B-like produces MNGLSFSELCCLFCCPPCPGRIASKLAFLPPEVSYELKAEDAANSKFTLNLLERADWQYGDREKECFEAFFARSSRGNRIACLFVKCSTNARFTLLFSHGNAVDLGQMTSFFIGLGQRINCNIFSYDYSGYGMSTGKPTEKNLYADIDAAWHALRTRYGISPENIILYGQSIGTVPTVDLASRYEVGAVILHSPLMSGMRVAFPATKRTWFFDAFPSIDKVPKVTSPVLVIHGTEDEVIDFSHGMTIYEKCPRAVEPLWVEGAGHNDVEMYSQYLERLKQFVSVELVN; encoded by the exons ATGAATGGTCTTAGCTTCAGCGAACTTTGCTGTCTGTTCTGTTGCCCTCCCTGTCCGGGAAGGATCGCCTCCAAGCTGGCATTTCTTCCACCGGAGGTGAGCTACGAGTTGAAAGCGGAAGATGCAGCCAACAGTAAATTCACCCTGAATCTGCTCGAACGGGCAGACTGGCAGTACGGCGACCGAGAAAAGGAGTGCTTCGAGGCATTTTTCGCACGGTCCTCGAGGGGGAATCGAATTGCCTGTCTATTCGTCAAGTGCAGTACTAATGCTAG ATTTACGCTACTATTCTCCCATGGCAACGCGGTCGACCTGGGTCAAATGACGAGCTTCTTTATCGGGCTGGGACAGCGGATAAATTGCAATATCTTTAGTTACGACTACTCCGGGTATGGCATGAGTACCGGGAAACCTACGGAGAAGAATCTGTATGCCGACATCGATGCTGCCTGGCACGCCCTTCGAACCCGGTATGGCATCAGTCCAGAGAATATCATCCTATACGGACAGAGTATAGGGACGGTCCCGACGGTGGATCTGGCCAGTCGGTACGAGGTGGGTGCGGTTATCCTACACTCACCGCTCATGTCGGGAATGCGAGTAGCTTTCCCAGCTACGAAGCGAACCTGGTTCTTTGATGCTTTTCCTAg catcgaCAAGGTTCCCAAGGTGACGTCACCGGTTCTTGTGATACACGGTACCGAAGATGAGGTAATAGATTTTTCCCACGGCATGACCATATACGAAAAGTGTCCCCGTGCGGTAGAACCGCTGTGGGTCGAAGGTGCCGGACACAACGATGTCGAAATGTACAGCCAGTATCTCGAGCGACTGAAGCAGTTTGTGTCGGTGGAACTGGTCAACTGA